One Natrinema halophilum genomic window carries:
- a CDS encoding helix-turn-helix domain-containing protein — protein MSTIAEFAVPAAEFALRHTLEATDDLDVEIERVVAYDPDHVMPYVWFSGTGETLETLGDALANDPSVEEAEQLTDLDDERLYRMNWVDDVTVILHLLTEEQATVLDAHVKTKRWRFRVLFPEREALSRTYDFASEQGLGIEIHKIHQLEENRHGRFGLTDAQYETLVAALESGYYEIPRGMDMDELSGELEISHQALSERLRRAHRALVEEVIDIGESDEGE, from the coding sequence ATGAGTACGATCGCGGAGTTCGCGGTCCCTGCTGCCGAGTTCGCACTCCGGCACACGCTCGAGGCGACCGACGACCTCGACGTGGAGATCGAACGCGTCGTCGCGTACGATCCGGATCACGTTATGCCGTACGTCTGGTTTTCCGGGACGGGGGAGACGCTTGAAACACTCGGCGATGCGCTAGCGAACGACCCTAGCGTCGAAGAGGCCGAACAGCTCACGGACCTCGACGACGAGCGGTTATATCGAATGAACTGGGTAGACGACGTCACCGTGATACTCCACCTGTTGACCGAGGAGCAAGCGACGGTTCTCGACGCGCACGTCAAGACCAAACGGTGGCGGTTTCGGGTTCTCTTTCCCGAGCGGGAAGCGCTCTCTCGGACCTACGATTTCGCATCCGAGCAGGGGCTTGGCATCGAGATCCACAAGATTCACCAGTTGGAAGAGAACCGCCACGGTCGGTTCGGCCTTACCGATGCTCAGTACGAGACACTGGTCGCAGCCCTCGAAAGCGGGTATTACGAGATTCCCCGCGGGATGGACATGGACGAGCTATCTGGCGAGCTCGAAATCTCTCATCAGGCGCTTTCCGAGCGGCTTCGACGAGCACACCGCGCGCTCGTCGAGGAAGTAATCGACATCGGTGAGTCGGACGAAGGGGAATAA
- the moaA gene encoding GTP 3',8-cyclase MoaA yields MLTDEFGREVTGVRVSLTDRCNFDCVYCHNEGLGDTRGPMDPQDDEMGADDVVRFLEVAAEFGVDSVKFTGGEPMLRQDLEEIIRRTPDQMEVSLTTNGTFLPGRAEALVDAGLERVNVSQDALDPQDFAEITKSGAYEKVIEGVDAALESGLTPVKLNMVVFEHTAGYVPEMVDHVAENEGLQLQLIEYMPELTGKPEWNIDIERVHDWLAEKADDIEHREMHDRKRYWINGGMVEIVDPVENPTFCANCHRVRVTHEGYLKGCLNRNDDLVSMGDMDRSEIRAAFRDVVANRVPYYGEYMIRNDEGEWEINDKYIEEYAGA; encoded by the coding sequence ATGCTCACCGACGAGTTCGGGCGCGAGGTAACGGGGGTTCGCGTTTCTCTCACCGATCGGTGTAACTTCGATTGCGTCTACTGCCACAACGAAGGCCTCGGCGACACCCGGGGGCCGATGGACCCCCAAGACGACGAGATGGGCGCGGACGACGTCGTTCGCTTTCTCGAAGTTGCAGCCGAGTTCGGCGTTGACTCGGTCAAGTTCACCGGCGGAGAGCCGATGCTTCGACAGGACTTAGAGGAAATAATTAGACGCACTCCCGACCAGATGGAGGTCTCTCTGACGACCAACGGCACGTTTCTCCCCGGGCGCGCCGAGGCGCTCGTCGACGCCGGTCTCGAACGAGTCAACGTCTCGCAGGACGCGCTCGATCCACAGGATTTCGCCGAGATCACCAAGAGTGGGGCGTACGAGAAGGTCATAGAGGGGGTCGACGCCGCGCTCGAATCGGGTCTCACGCCGGTCAAACTCAATATGGTCGTCTTCGAACACACCGCCGGTTACGTCCCGGAGATGGTCGACCACGTCGCCGAGAACGAGGGCCTCCAGCTTCAGTTGATCGAGTATATGCCCGAACTGACCGGCAAGCCGGAGTGGAATATCGACATCGAGCGCGTTCACGACTGGCTAGCCGAGAAGGCGGACGATATCGAACACAGAGAGATGCACGACCGAAAGCGTTACTGGATAAACGGCGGGATGGTCGAAATCGTCGACCCCGTCGAGAATCCGACGTTTTGCGCGAACTGTCACCGAGTTCGCGTTACCCACGAAGGGTATCTGAAAGGCTGTCTCAACCGCAACGACGACCTCGTCTCGATGGGCGACATGGACAGGTCCGAGATTCGAGCGGCCTTCCGCGATGTCGTTGCAAACCGGGTCCCCTACTACGGCGAGTACATGATTCGAAACGACGAGGGCGAGTGGGAGATCAATGATAAGTATATCGAGGAGTACGCCGGAGCCTGA
- a CDS encoding CDC48 family AAA ATPase yields the protein MKLTVKPLKQKDAGRGLAAIDRVSMNELDLENGDYIVIDGKGDGQAVARVWPGYPEDEGRGIVRIDGRLRQEANVGIDDTVTVEPADVKPAKSVTVALPQNLRIRGDIGPLVRDKLSGQAVTEGQTVPFSLSFGPMASSGQSVPLKIANTSPSGTVVITDSTNIEISETPAEQVSSSGGRSAEGVPNVTYEDIGGLDDELDQVREMIELPMRHPELFQQLGIEPPKGVLLHGPPGTGKTLMAKAVANEIDAHFETISGPEIMSKYYGESEEQLREVFEEAEENAPAIVFIDELDSIAAKREEAGGDVERRVVAQLLSLMDGLEERGRVTVIAATNRVDAIDPALRRGGRFDREIEIGVPDKEGRKEILQVHTRGMPLSESIDLEQYAENTHGFVGADLESLARESAMNALRRIRPELDLESEEIDADVLESLEVNEADVKEALKGIQPSALREVFVEVPDVTWNDVGGLEDTKERLRETIQWPLDYPDVFEAMDMQAAKGVLMYGPPGTGKTLLAKAVANEAQSNFISIKGPELLNKYVGESEKGVREVFEKARENAPTVIFFDEIDSIAGERGQRQGDSGVGERVVSQLLTELDGLEELEDVVVIATTNRPDLIDSALLRPGRLDRHVHVPVPDEGGRKKIFEVHTRNKPLAEAVDLEWLASETDGYVGADIEAVAREASMAASREFINSVDPEEMDDTIGNVRIGKEHFEHALNEVNPSVTPETREQYEELEEEFQQAEPTGEEQVGRTFQ from the coding sequence ATGAAACTCACCGTCAAACCCCTGAAACAGAAAGACGCGGGTCGCGGTCTGGCTGCAATCGACCGCGTCTCGATGAACGAACTCGATCTAGAGAACGGGGACTACATAGTCATCGACGGAAAGGGCGACGGACAGGCCGTTGCACGCGTCTGGCCTGGTTACCCCGAGGACGAAGGCCGGGGAATCGTCCGGATCGACGGCCGCCTGCGTCAGGAAGCCAACGTCGGGATCGACGACACCGTCACGGTCGAACCAGCCGACGTCAAGCCCGCGAAGTCGGTAACCGTCGCGCTTCCGCAGAACCTGCGGATTCGCGGTGATATCGGTCCCCTCGTTCGCGACAAGCTGAGCGGTCAGGCCGTCACCGAAGGCCAGACGGTGCCGTTCTCGCTTTCGTTCGGGCCGATGGCCAGTTCCGGCCAATCAGTCCCGCTGAAGATCGCTAACACGTCGCCAAGCGGGACGGTCGTCATTACAGATTCGACGAACATCGAAATCTCCGAAACGCCGGCCGAGCAGGTCAGTTCCAGCGGTGGACGGTCCGCCGAAGGCGTCCCGAACGTCACCTACGAGGACATCGGCGGCTTGGACGACGAACTCGACCAGGTGCGCGAGATGATCGAGTTGCCGATGCGCCACCCCGAGCTGTTCCAGCAACTGGGAATCGAGCCGCCGAAGGGCGTCCTCCTGCACGGCCCGCCGGGCACCGGAAAGACCCTGATGGCAAAGGCCGTCGCCAACGAAATCGATGCTCACTTCGAAACGATCTCCGGTCCGGAGATCATGTCGAAGTACTACGGAGAGAGCGAAGAACAACTCCGTGAAGTCTTCGAGGAGGCCGAAGAGAACGCGCCCGCAATCGTCTTCATTGACGAACTCGACTCCATTGCCGCCAAACGAGAGGAGGCCGGTGGCGACGTCGAACGACGTGTCGTCGCCCAGTTGCTCTCACTGATGGACGGCCTCGAGGAACGAGGGCGAGTCACGGTCATCGCCGCAACCAACCGCGTCGACGCAATCGATCCCGCACTCCGACGCGGCGGGCGCTTCGACCGCGAAATCGAGATCGGCGTTCCCGACAAGGAGGGCCGAAAGGAAATCCTGCAGGTTCACACCCGCGGAATGCCGCTCTCGGAGTCGATCGATCTCGAACAGTACGCCGAAAACACGCACGGCTTCGTGGGTGCCGACCTCGAATCGCTGGCTCGCGAAAGCGCGATGAACGCGCTCCGTCGGATCCGTCCCGAGCTCGACCTCGAGTCCGAGGAGATCGATGCCGACGTCCTGGAGTCACTAGAGGTGAACGAAGCCGACGTCAAGGAGGCACTCAAGGGTATCCAGCCATCTGCGCTTCGTGAGGTCTTCGTCGAAGTGCCGGACGTCACCTGGAACGACGTCGGTGGACTCGAAGACACCAAAGAGCGCCTCCGCGAGACGATCCAGTGGCCGCTCGATTACCCCGACGTGTTCGAGGCGATGGACATGCAGGCCGCCAAGGGTGTCCTCATGTACGGACCGCCTGGCACCGGGAAGACGCTGCTGGCAAAGGCAGTCGCCAACGAAGCCCAGTCGAACTTCATCTCGATCAAGGGCCCCGAACTGCTGAACAAATACGTCGGAGAGAGCGAGAAGGGCGTTCGCGAGGTCTTCGAGAAGGCTCGCGAGAACGCCCCGACCGTGATCTTCTTCGACGAGATCGACTCGATCGCGGGCGAACGCGGTCAGCGTCAGGGTGATTCCGGCGTCGGCGAACGCGTCGTCTCCCAGCTGTTGACCGAACTCGACGGGCTCGAGGAACTCGAGGACGTCGTCGTGATCGCGACGACCAACCGCCCGGACCTGATCGACAGCGCCCTGTTGCGACCAGGTCGGCTCGACCGCCACGTCCACGTGCCGGTTCCCGACGAGGGTGGCCGCAAAAAGATCTTCGAGGTCCACACCCGCAACAAGCCTCTGGCCGAGGCGGTCGACCTCGAATGGCTCGCGAGCGAGACGGATGGCTACGTCGGTGCTGACATCGAAGCGGTCGCTCGCGAGGCATCGATGGCAGCCAGTCGCGAGTTCATCAACTCGGTCGATCCCGAGGAGATGGACGACACCATCGGCAACGTTCGCATCGGGAAAGAACACTTCGAGCACGCACTCAACGAAGTCAATCCGAGCGTGACTCCCGAGACGCGAGAGCAGTACGAAGAACTCGAAGAGGAGTTTCAGCAGGCCGAACCCACTGGCGAAGAACAGGTCGGTCGAACCTTCCAGTAA
- a CDS encoding alpha/beta fold hydrolase → METVPHHGRETAYDVVDRGGNGPPICCIHGSGGSRGIWTGQQSLADRYPIVTVDLSGHGDSSDADASAGYTALSAYADDVLAVVDETDAEILVGNSLGGAIVLHILLEREFDPTAVVLTGTGARLGVLDDLLTWLKSDFERAVEFLHGPNRLFYDPDPKLREQSVERMYDCGQRVTRRDFLTCHEFDVRNELGSIDVPALAVYGEYDQLTPPWFHEYLADEIDDGELAEIEDAGHLAMLEQPTAFNVVVDDFLTKTST, encoded by the coding sequence ATGGAAACGGTACCACACCACGGCCGGGAGACGGCTTACGATGTCGTCGACCGAGGCGGTAACGGTCCTCCGATCTGTTGTATCCACGGAAGCGGCGGTTCGCGCGGCATCTGGACCGGCCAACAGTCACTGGCGGATCGGTATCCGATCGTTACGGTCGATCTAAGCGGTCACGGAGATTCGTCTGATGCGGACGCAAGTGCCGGGTACACGGCGCTATCAGCCTACGCGGACGACGTACTAGCCGTCGTCGATGAAACTGACGCCGAAATCCTCGTCGGGAATTCACTCGGCGGTGCCATCGTATTACATATCTTGCTCGAGCGCGAGTTCGATCCGACGGCGGTCGTCCTGACGGGGACCGGTGCACGACTCGGCGTCCTCGACGATCTGCTTACGTGGCTCAAATCGGACTTCGAACGAGCAGTCGAGTTCCTGCACGGACCGAACAGACTCTTTTACGATCCGGATCCCAAACTCCGAGAGCAATCGGTAGAACGAATGTACGACTGCGGACAGAGAGTGACTCGACGGGATTTCTTGACCTGCCACGAGTTCGACGTCCGCAACGAACTCGGCAGTATCGACGTTCCCGCCCTCGCTGTGTACGGCGAATACGATCAGTTGACGCCGCCGTGGTTTCACGAGTACCTCGCCGACGAGATCGATGACGGAGAACTGGCCGAAATCGAAGACGCGGGTCATCTGGCGATGCTCGAGCAACCGACGGCGTTTAATGTGGTTGTCGACGACTTCCTGACGAAAACCAGCACGTGA
- a CDS encoding GNAT family N-acetyltransferase — protein sequence MSVNIDSRVVAPGSDDFVDEAWQLKEEINRQEGVLKQRHDFFTDAYRRSTVHCYVQKGDLIGFAAVRRDGYLLFLAVAPDYRSEGIGKRLIAHVAEDHDAITCHARTTNENALQFYEHLGFEIKRRIDNYYEDGGDAYYLKLGADVGIADRITDLIRR from the coding sequence GTGAGCGTCAACATCGACAGTCGCGTCGTCGCCCCGGGGAGCGACGATTTCGTCGACGAAGCCTGGCAGCTGAAAGAGGAGATAAACCGTCAGGAAGGTGTACTCAAACAGCGGCACGATTTCTTTACCGACGCATATCGCCGGTCGACGGTACACTGTTACGTCCAGAAGGGGGACCTCATCGGATTCGCCGCCGTCCGTCGCGACGGATATTTGCTCTTTCTGGCAGTGGCTCCCGACTACCGAAGCGAAGGGATCGGCAAACGTCTCATCGCTCACGTGGCGGAAGATCACGATGCGATCACGTGTCACGCCCGGACGACCAACGAGAACGCCCTCCAGTTCTACGAGCACCTCGGCTTCGAGATAAAGCGCAGAATCGACAATTATTACGAAGACGGCGGCGATGCCTACTACCTGAAACTCGGTGCCGACGTCGGTATCGCCGACCGGATCACGGATCTGATCCGCCGGTGA
- a CDS encoding DUF7127 family protein yields the protein MTLEQFTREDGQLARRYDYDDGTVFAVDFGTDGTNATVDLVDDTVIVVLEDDQYEIELPKTGEDAHTFIKNGVLTIELEEKR from the coding sequence ATGACTCTCGAACAATTCACCCGCGAAGATGGGCAGTTGGCCCGTCGGTACGACTACGACGACGGCACGGTGTTTGCCGTTGACTTCGGTACCGACGGGACCAACGCCACGGTCGATCTCGTCGACGACACCGTCATCGTCGTCCTCGAGGACGACCAGTACGAGATCGAACTCCCCAAAACTGGTGAGGACGCGCACACGTTTATCAAAAACGGCGTCCTCACTATCGAACTGGAGGAGAAACGATGA
- a CDS encoding archease produces the protein MNFELRDHTADIAVSATGDSLEAIFGAVADGLAAASCGEIPGDTGERFSLAVSAERRDALLFDYLDELIYLRDVRVELPVDHRVESVERVESADGSPEWHLEASARGVPLAAIDAREVKAVTYSEMQLERIDGSWEAYVVFDV, from the coding sequence ATGAACTTCGAACTGCGCGACCACACGGCTGACATCGCGGTCTCGGCGACCGGCGATTCGCTCGAGGCGATATTCGGGGCCGTGGCGGATGGTCTCGCGGCGGCATCGTGCGGGGAGATACCCGGCGATACGGGTGAGCGCTTTTCACTCGCTGTGAGCGCGGAGCGCCGCGACGCCTTACTGTTCGACTATCTCGACGAACTGATCTATTTGCGGGACGTCCGCGTGGAACTTCCCGTCGATCACCGCGTCGAGTCGGTGGAGCGGGTCGAGTCGGCCGACGGTTCGCCGGAGTGGCACCTCGAGGCCAGCGCCCGCGGCGTCCCGCTCGCAGCCATCGACGCTCGCGAAGTAAAGGCCGTGACTTACTCTGAAATGCAACTCGAGCGTATCGACGGGAGCTGGGAAGCGTACGTCGTCTTCGACGTGTGA
- a CDS encoding RtcB family protein, with translation MTTFDANGISLERVREYVWEIPQRDGMRAPARVLASEALLEEIADDKTLEQITNTTHLPGITKHAICMPDGHQGYGFPVGGVGALDAQNGCISPGAVGYDINCGVRMMRTNLTYDELQGREEELVDSLFTNIPSGLGGGGVVEAGVDTVDEILARGVDWALENGHAVEDDLLHCEDEGMREGADPSKVSQKAKDRGKNQIGSLGSGNHFLEVQRVTDVFDDEVGEAFGLEEEQIVVLIHCGSRGLGHQTCNDYLRKIEQQHQGLLNKLPDKELAAAPAGSQLAEDYYGAMNAAINFAWVNRQLIMHRTRQVFERVFGRSWEEMDMHLLYDVAHNIAKKEMHTVGDEKRELYVHRKGATRAFPAGHPEVPMAYRDVGQPVIIPGSMGSGSYVLRGGENSMDLTFGSTAHGAGRLMSRTQAKKEYWGGDVKQQLQDRNQIYVKAQSGATVAEEAPGVYKDVDEVVRVSDELGIGDTVARTFPVCNIKG, from the coding sequence ATGACTACCTTCGACGCCAACGGTATCTCGCTCGAGCGGGTACGCGAATACGTCTGGGAGATCCCACAACGAGACGGGATGCGCGCCCCAGCGCGGGTGCTTGCGAGTGAAGCGTTGCTCGAGGAGATCGCGGACGACAAGACGCTCGAGCAGATCACGAACACGACCCACCTACCAGGGATAACGAAACACGCGATCTGCATGCCCGACGGCCATCAGGGATACGGGTTTCCGGTCGGCGGAGTGGGGGCGCTTGACGCCCAAAACGGCTGTATTTCGCCGGGAGCAGTCGGCTACGACATCAATTGCGGCGTCAGGATGATGCGGACGAACCTGACGTACGACGAGTTGCAGGGCCGCGAGGAGGAACTCGTCGATTCCCTGTTTACCAACATTCCGTCGGGCCTGGGTGGCGGTGGCGTCGTCGAAGCCGGCGTCGACACCGTCGACGAAATTCTCGCCCGCGGCGTCGACTGGGCGCTGGAGAACGGCCACGCCGTCGAGGACGACCTCCTCCACTGCGAGGACGAGGGCATGCGCGAGGGGGCCGATCCGTCGAAAGTGAGTCAAAAGGCCAAAGATCGCGGAAAGAATCAGATCGGTTCGCTGGGATCGGGCAACCACTTCCTCGAGGTCCAGCGGGTCACCGACGTCTTCGACGACGAGGTGGGTGAGGCGTTCGGACTCGAGGAAGAGCAGATCGTCGTGTTGATTCACTGTGGGTCACGCGGACTCGGCCACCAGACCTGCAATGACTACTTGCGAAAGATCGAGCAGCAACATCAGGGGCTGTTGAATAAACTACCGGACAAAGAACTCGCTGCTGCCCCAGCCGGGTCCCAGCTCGCCGAGGACTATTACGGCGCGATGAACGCGGCGATTAACTTCGCGTGGGTCAACCGCCAGCTGATCATGCATCGCACGCGCCAGGTCTTCGAGCGCGTGTTTGGCCGTTCCTGGGAGGAGATGGACATGCACTTGCTGTACGACGTAGCCCACAACATCGCCAAAAAGGAGATGCACACAGTCGGCGACGAAAAGCGCGAACTGTACGTCCACCGCAAGGGCGCGACACGGGCGTTTCCGGCCGGCCATCCCGAGGTCCCGATGGCCTATCGCGACGTCGGTCAACCGGTTATCATCCCCGGCAGCATGGGGTCCGGCAGTTACGTCCTCCGAGGCGGGGAAAACTCGATGGACCTCACCTTTGGCTCGACCGCCCACGGGGCGGGACGACTCATGAGCCGCACGCAGGCGAAAAAGGAGTACTGGGGCGGTGACGTGAAACAGCAGTTACAAGACCGGAATCAGATCTACGTCAAAGCCCAGTCCGGCGCGACGGTCGCCGAGGAAGCACCGGGCGTCTACAAGGACGTCGACGAGGTCGTCCGCGTCTCCGACGAGCTGGGTATCGGCGATACGGTCGCGCGAACGTTCCCGGTCTGTAACATCAAAGGATAA
- a CDS encoding peroxiredoxin, with protein sequence MLDVGDEAPEFELPNQHGETVRRSDFDGKRLVVYFYPRANTDGCTAEACGFDDSLSEFASLDVSIVGISDDSVDDIADFAADYDFQFDLLADEFGEVATLYESYGEKRMFGTTFDGVFRNTYLVGPAGQIEAVYEDVSPDGHAEEILADLDPVDVTL encoded by the coding sequence ATGCTCGACGTCGGTGACGAAGCACCAGAATTCGAACTGCCGAACCAACACGGCGAAACGGTTCGCCGCTCTGACTTCGACGGCAAGCGACTCGTCGTATATTTCTATCCCCGGGCGAACACGGACGGCTGCACCGCCGAGGCCTGCGGATTTGACGACTCACTGTCCGAATTCGCATCTCTCGATGTGAGTATCGTCGGCATTAGCGACGATTCCGTCGACGACATCGCCGACTTCGCGGCGGACTACGACTTCCAGTTCGATCTGCTCGCCGACGAATTCGGCGAAGTCGCCACGCTGTACGAATCGTACGGCGAAAAACGGATGTTCGGCACGACGTTCGATGGAGTCTTTCGAAACACGTACCTCGTCGGACCGGCCGGTCAGATCGAAGCGGTTTACGAGGACGTCTCGCCCGACGGTCACGCCGAGGAAATCCTCGCCGACCTCGATCCTGTCGACGTCACCCTCTAA
- a CDS encoding DUF655 domain-containing protein, whose protein sequence is MSEADDDEMDVRRAVVLDYLAHGLSDDGRPQYAKSPAGYAVGIEDFQLYQVAFDEDERITIGSEIVIEPPAHRDVVTEAHRVEYDDLSSGAQSELEYVVADLVEENEERFVDFYNDAQPITLRLHQLNLLPGIGKKLRNGILDERKRKPFESFEELSERVSGLHDPDEILVDRILEELRDDDLKYQTFVGRREQQQDQ, encoded by the coding sequence ATGAGCGAAGCCGATGACGACGAGATGGACGTTCGACGAGCGGTCGTGTTGGATTACCTCGCACACGGATTGTCGGACGACGGCCGACCACAGTATGCGAAGTCACCGGCAGGCTATGCTGTCGGAATCGAGGACTTTCAGCTCTATCAGGTCGCGTTTGACGAAGATGAGCGGATAACCATCGGGAGCGAGATAGTCATCGAGCCGCCCGCTCACCGGGACGTCGTCACCGAGGCACATCGCGTCGAGTACGACGATCTCTCGTCGGGTGCACAATCGGAACTCGAGTACGTCGTCGCTGATCTCGTCGAGGAGAACGAAGAGCGCTTCGTCGACTTCTACAACGATGCGCAGCCGATTACGCTGCGACTCCACCAGTTGAATCTGCTGCCCGGAATCGGAAAGAAACTCCGAAATGGGATCCTCGACGAGCGCAAACGCAAACCGTTCGAGAGCTTCGAGGAACTGTCCGAGCGGGTATCCGGGCTGCACGACCCAGACGAAATCCTCGTCGACCGCATTCTGGAGGAGTTGCGCGACGACGACTTGAAATACCAGACGTTCGTCGGCCGGCGGGAACAACAGCAGGACCAGTAA
- the priS gene encoding DNA primase small subunit PriS produces MEERTRAYLRGRFRDHYRRTEITPPPAANEREWGFIPWTDGPDTTMVRHRSLLELGDLSEFLVRKRPRHVYFSAGHFRDPGASSMHAKDWQSADLVFDLDADHLPTVTLGEDSYAEMLAKCKDALFRLLDFLENDFGFDDLEIVFSGGRGYHVHVRDDGVSRLEREHRREIVDYVRGIGLEFDELIESETVVGVGRKTPAERRILQTEGGWGARTHEHFMEYVDNLLELDEDVALERLQEFDGIGEGKATATLNAARNNREQLEAGNVTVHTAIAQLAERFSNLAVERDNAPIDEPVTTDTNRLIRLPGSLHGGSGLRTVRLDRDELDAFDPLVDAVPETFRGHEITVDVVEGGEIELGGDSFTVQEGNQSLQEYVAVFLMARGRAEKEKE; encoded by the coding sequence ATGGAGGAGCGAACGAGGGCCTACCTTCGGGGGCGGTTTCGCGATCACTATCGACGGACAGAGATCACACCGCCACCAGCCGCCAACGAACGCGAGTGGGGGTTCATTCCCTGGACCGACGGTCCCGACACGACGATGGTCCGTCATCGATCGCTGCTCGAGTTAGGCGATCTCTCGGAGTTTCTCGTCAGGAAGCGGCCGCGACACGTCTACTTCTCCGCGGGACACTTTCGCGATCCCGGCGCGAGCTCGATGCACGCCAAAGACTGGCAATCCGCGGATCTCGTCTTCGACCTGGACGCGGATCACCTGCCGACCGTCACGCTCGGCGAGGACAGCTACGCGGAGATGCTCGCGAAGTGCAAGGACGCCCTCTTTCGGCTGCTCGATTTCCTCGAGAACGACTTCGGCTTCGACGACCTCGAGATCGTCTTTTCGGGCGGCCGGGGCTACCACGTACACGTTCGCGACGACGGTGTTTCCCGCCTCGAGCGGGAGCACCGGCGAGAGATCGTCGATTACGTCCGCGGTATCGGCCTCGAATTCGACGAACTGATCGAGAGCGAGACGGTGGTCGGTGTGGGTCGTAAGACCCCGGCTGAGCGTCGTATTCTCCAAACCGAAGGCGGCTGGGGTGCCCGAACCCACGAGCACTTCATGGAGTACGTCGACAACCTGCTCGAACTAGACGAAGACGTGGCTCTCGAGCGCTTACAGGAATTCGACGGCATCGGTGAGGGGAAAGCCACAGCAACGCTGAATGCGGCCCGCAACAATCGAGAGCAGCTCGAGGCGGGCAACGTCACCGTTCACACCGCGATCGCACAACTCGCCGAGCGGTTTTCGAACCTGGCCGTTGAGCGGGACAATGCCCCTATCGACGAGCCGGTCACTACCGACACGAACCGCCTCATCCGATTGCCGGGCAGCCTCCACGGCGGGAGCGGGCTTCGGACCGTACGGCTCGATCGCGACGAACTCGATGCGTTCGATCCACTCGTCGATGCCGTTCCCGAGACGTTTCGCGGTCACGAGATTACAGTCGACGTGGTCGAGGGGGGCGAGATCGAACTGGGAGGAGATAGCTTTACGGTCCAGGAAGGCAACCAGTCACTACAGGAGTACGTTGCCGTGTTTCTGATGGCACGCGGCCGCGCAGAAAAGGAAAAAGAATGA